One region of Wyeomyia smithii strain HCP4-BCI-WySm-NY-G18 chromosome 3, ASM2978416v1, whole genome shotgun sequence genomic DNA includes:
- the LOC129728040 gene encoding zinc finger protein OZF-like codes for MDSCCRVCAQDSKQDLIPISYETESVTIEKMITFCAGVEIDQTDLLPKNCCERCVEGLYIAYSIIKQCQKSDKKLRQIVSSQDNIAKNESCAKDTDNEEDRDSTSDDIEDDIPVEPCEETRVTAIQSPVLSTTCCACRADFETVEALTDHIKKIHEPEKTNDCTKKPYQCDICFKRYFKKTSLNRHKRMAISAVGVRVPEQKTPTDHRCCGCRKDFDSLDRLKQHSLADHTASRVTSDEAKPYECEICFKRYSNKTSLARHFRERFLDRQIRTIRRLATNQCCGCRQKFITKDQLMRHSKQVHEPDRLSKGSKQFECGICFNSYSSKEAFERHKLGNTIDQLYQCQQCSKTFVKRIMLRYHEQKYHNGVVQDVIGPYQCTRCGKTFMQHSSLTNHEKVHDQSERFECSICQKHFFSKGNLQTHMKLHASPSEQRDARYECEICLARFKTPNYLEVHARVHTGEKPYECKYCSKRFAHASGHKRHLLTHSGVKPYSCHFCNREFSNRTNMLIHEKGHGTERTAKCDICEKDFVHVRYLRKHRKRHFS; via the exons ATGGACAGTTGCTGTCGTGTCTGTGCTCAGGATTCGAAGCAGGATCTTATTCCTATCAGCTATGAAACAGAAAGCGTAACTATAGAGAAGATGATTACATTTTGTGCCGGAGTCgag ATTGACCAGACTGATTTGCTTCCCAAAAATTGCTGCGAACGGTGTGTTGAAGGTTTATACATTGCATACTCTATCATTAAACAATGTCAAAAATCTGACAAAAAATTACGACAAATTGTGAGCTCGCAAGACAACATCGCCAAAAACGAATCTTGCGCTAAGGATACAGATAATGAAGAAGACCGCGATAGCACCAGCGATGATATAGAAGATGATATTCCAGTGGAACCATGCGAAGAAACACGGGTTACAGCTATCCAATCTCCCGTACTATCTACAACCTGTTGCGCCTGTAGGGCGGATTTCGAAACTGTTGAAGCATTAACAgaccatataaaaaaaattcatgaacCGGAAAAAACCAACGACTGCACCAAAAAGCCGTACCAATGCGATATATGCTTCAAGAGGTACTTTAAAAAGACATCCCTCAATCGTCACAAGCGGATGGCGATATCGGCAGTCGGTGTGCGAGTGCCAGAGCAGAAAACTCCAACCGATCACCGCTGTTGTGGCTGTCGAAAGGACTTCGACAGCTTGGATCGGCTGAAACAACATTCACTAGCGGATCACACAGCCAGTAGAGTAACTAGCGACGAAGCGAAACCTTACGAGTGTGAGATATGCTTCAAACGGTACTCCAATAAAACATCCCTGGCTAGACATTTCCGAGAAAGGTTTCTGGATCGGCAAATACGTACAATTCGGAGACTTGCTACGAATCAATGCTGCGGATGTCGACAAAAATTCATTACTAAAGATCAACTCATGCGCCATTCGAAGCAAGTTCATGAACCAGACCGTTTAAGTAAAGGTTCTAAGCAGTTTGAATGCGGAATCTGTTTCAACAGTTACTCGAGTAAGGAGGCATTCGAAAGGCATAAATTAGGCAACACTATTGACCAGTTGTACCAATGCCAACAGTGTAGCAAAACTTTCGTCAAACGAATTATGCTTCGCTATCACGAGCAAAAATATCATAACGGTGTAGTTCAGGACGTAATCGGACCCTACCAGTGTACACGATGTGGGAAAACTTTTATGCAGCACAGTTCGTTAACGAATCACGAAAAGGTACACGACCAAAGCGAGCGATTCGAATGTTCCATATGCCAGAAGCATTTTTTCAGTAAAGGAAACCTGCAAACTCACATGAAATTGCACGCTAGTCCATCGGAACAGCGGGATGCTAGGTACGAGTGTGAGATTTGTCTGGCACGCTTCAAGACTCCAAATTATTTGGAAGTACATGCAAGGGTACACACTGGCGAGAAACCATACGAATGCAAATACTGCTCCAAGCGGTTTGCTCATGCTTCCGGCCACAAACGGCACCTGCTAACGCATAGTGGCGTCAAACCGTACTCGTGCCATTTCTGCAACCGTGAGTTCTCCAATCGGACAAACATGTTGATTCACGAAAAGGGTCACGGTACGGAACGGACTGCCAAATGTGATATTTGTGAAAAAGACTTTGTCCACGTTCGCTATCTGCGGAAACATCGGAAGCGTCATTTTAGTTGA
- the LOC129728048 gene encoding glutathione S-transferase 1-1-like: MAPIVLYHFPISAPSRSVLLVMRNLELDVEIKILNLMAGEHMKPDFLEINPQHTVPTIVDDDYILWESKAIVTYLVEQYKPDCELYPADPKTRGIINQRLYFDSTVLWARVFSAIAPIMRQGATSIPQDRKDAIKDALKTLNDYLDGQDWVAGDNCSVADLCLLASVSTLDKLGVDLNQFANITAWYDRCSTLPGYDENNEGATGFGNAIKSKLEEPF, from the exons ATGGCCCCAATTGTGCTTTACCATTTCCCAATTTCGGCACCCTCTAGGTCGGTTCTGCTGGTGATGCGCAACCTTGAACTAGACGTTGAG ATTAAAATTCTCAATCTTATGGCTGGTGAGCATATGAAGCCAGATTTCCTTGAAATAAATCCCCAGCACACAGTGCCGACTATCGTTGACGATGACTACATTCTGTGGGAATCCAAGGCAATCGTAACGTATTTAGTGGAGCAGTACAAACCGGACTGTGAACTATATCCCGCTGATCCGAAAACGCGTGGTATCATAAACCAGCGTTTGTATTTTGACTCGACTGTTTTGTGGGCACGAGTATTTTCGGCAATAGCTCCAATAATGCGCCAAGGGGCCACCAGCATACCGCAAGACAGAAAGGACGCTATTAAGGATGCACTGAAAACTTTGAATGATTACCTCGACGGCCAGGACTGGGTTGCAGGGGACAATTGCTCTGTAGCTGATCTGTGCCTGCTTGCTTCTGTTTCAACCCTTGAT AAACTCGGAGTTGATCTGAACCAGTTTGCGAACATCACAGCTTGGTACGATCGCTGCAGTACTCTACCTGGCTACGACGAAAACAACGAAGGCGCTACCGGTTTTGGTAACGCCATAAAATCAAAGCTAGAAGAGCCATTTTAG